The Pseudomonas sp. S06B 330 genome contains the following window.
ATACAAGGTTGATGACAACTGGACCGTTGCGGTCAACGGCAACAACCTGTTCGACCGTAAGTACTATGCCAGTGTAGGCACCTCGGAGTACGGCAACTACTACGGTGAACCCCGCAACTTCACCCTGACCTTGCGCGGTACCTTTGAATGACCTTGGTGTGATCCGCAGCAACATGAAAAACCGCCCTTGAGGCGGTTTTTTGGGTTTTTCACGGAGTATCGGGGAAAGGTGTTCTTAGGCTTGGGGCGCGAACTTATCCATTCGATGTGGCGGCGTTATTGACCCCTTGTAGCCGCCGCCGTAAAACCTGGCTACGGCGATTTGCCAGGCCCAACGCAGTCGATCGCAGCCTCGTGCCTCGGCAGCGGCAGCACGCCGTAGCCGCTGCCGTCAGGCTGCGATCGGGCGTGAAACGGCCGTAAAACCTACCACCGCGATTCGCCAGGCCCAACGCGGTGCCCGTGTTGCGACTGCGCTGCAGTCGATCGCAGCCTCGTGCCTCGGCAGCGGCTACAGCAAGTCGTGCTGCTGCCTTGCTGGTTCTTTAATGTGTGCGGCCGTGCGACAGCACGTCAGCTATGTTGAACCAGCCAATCCTCCACTGCCTGATACACCCCCTCGATCTGCCCGCTGATCCCGGACATGCGCAAAAAATCATGGGTCAACCCCGCCTGCACGACCAGGGTCACCTCGCCGCCGGCATTCTCCAGCGCATTCGCGTAGGCAATGCCTTCATCATGCAACGGGTCATACTCAGCGACATTGATATAGGCAGGGGCCAACGGCGCAAAGCTGCCCAGCAGCGGTGAGGCGCGCCAGTCACCGCGCTCGGCGGGCGGGCAGTAATGGTCGTAGAACCACTCCAGCGTCGGTGTTTCCAGCAGGTAGCCTTCGGCGTAACGCGTATGCGAAGGGCGCTGACGGGTAATGTCAGTTACCGGGTAGAACAGCAACTGCGCTACAGGCTTGAAGCTCAAGGTCGGCTCAGCACCTGTGGCCGCGATGGCTAACACGGTTGCCAGGGTAGCGCCGACACTGTCACCGGCAAGAATCAAGCGCTGGGCATTGAGCCCCAGTTGGGCGGCCTGTTCGGCGAACCAGTTAGCCGCGTCCAGTGAATCATTCACCGCCGTTGGGAACGGCGCTTGCGGCGCCAGTCGATACGCCGGAGCGAACACCGCGTAACGGCCACTGGCAGCCAGGCGTCGGCAGATCGAGTCGTGGGAATCCAGGCTGCCGACCACATAGCCCCCACCGTGGTAATAAAGCAGGGTAGGGGCATCGGTCGCCAGCTCGGCATGCTGGTAGAGGCGAGCGTCGAGCAGGTGCCCGTCGCGGGCCGGTACTTTCAGCGCCGTCACGCTCAGGGTCGCGGGCGGCGACGGATCGAGTACCGCTGAGGTCTTTTCAAATTCGCTGCGGGCCTGTGCCACACTCAATTCATGCATGGCTTGGCTCTTGCCGGTCAGGCGGCCCAGCTCGGCCAGTTCCAGAAACGCTTCCAGGTCGGGGTCCAGAGACATTGCAGTTCCTTGTAAAGAGGTAAAGGGCCGCCCGCTGTTGCGGCGGCCCTGTCGGTCAGGGGGTTACCGGCTCGGACTGCGGCAGATGCTCCAGCAGCCCTTCGATAAACGTCGGGTGGCGAAGAATGGCGTAGTGGTCGGTGTCAATCGGTGCATGCTGGCGGCTGTCGGCAAAGGCAGCTGCCTGTGCGACGTTGTTGGCGCCCGCCCACCAGCAGTGGCTGTTGGAAACGCAGCGCGGCATTTGTGCCAGGCGTGCGGCCAAGGCCTTGAGTTTCATGCCCGTCAGGAAGGTACGAGCCAGCTCGTCCGAACCGATCTCGCGCAGGGCTCCAGCGGCTTGAGTCAGGCCTTGGCGGGCCTGATCGATCACCTGCTGCAGCTGCGCCAGGCCCGCATCTTGGTCAACCACCACACGCGGCACGGCTGTTGATGGTACGCCGAGCACCACCGACAACAGGCCGCGCAAATCTTCGCAACAGTCCTCGGCAGCCAGTGGTGCATCAGCCTCGGGTGTGAAGCTGTCGACCAGGGCAACGAAATCGACCGGTTGGCCCTGCTTGATCAACTCGTCAGCCACCAGCGTTGCCAACGGGCCACCCAGCGACCAACCCAGCAAGTGGTAAGGCCCTTGTGGCTGTTTCTGGCGGATGTACTGGGCGTAGTCGATAGCCATGGCTTGCAGCGATTCGTCTTGCCAATCATCGTCCAGCAGCATGCGGCATTGCAGGCCATAGACGCTGCAGCGACCGTCCAGACGCCGGGCCAAGGCCTCGTAATCGAACACGGTGCCGAAGCCGGCATGCAGGCAGAACAGCGGCGTGTGCGCAGGGACCGAGGCGTTGAGCAACAGCAATGGATTGAGGTTGCGTTCCTCGCCTTGGTAACCGGACAACTCGGCGATGGTCGGCTTGCCCATCAGGTCGCGCAATTTGAGCTGCAAGCCCAGCTCAGGCTGGCCGCGCACTTTGGAAAGCACCTTGAGAATACGCAGGGAATCACCACCCAGCTCGAAGAAGTTGTCGGTCACGCCGACCTGTTCAAGCTCTAGAACTTCCTGCCAGATCTGCGCCAGCGCTTGCTCCAAGGCATTGCGTGGGGCGATAAAAACGCGGCCTTTAAAGTCCGGGTCGGGCAGGGCGTTGCGGTCGAGTTTGCCGTTCGGGTTCAGCGGGAAGCTGACCAAGGTCAGGATCTGCGCTGGCACCATGTAGTCGGGCATTTCCTCCAGCAGGGCGCTGCGCAAGCGTTCACCGAGGCCTTCGTCGGCCTCGGCGACGACGTAGCCGATCAGTTGCTTGCCACTGTTGTGCTCGCGGGCAACGACCACTGCATCCTGGACCTGGGTCATGCCCCGCAGGCGCGACTCGATCTCCCCCAGCTCGATCCGGAAACCTCGAATTTTCACCTGGTTGTCCAGGCGTCCGAGGTAGTCGAAGGTGCCGTCCGCACGCTGGCGTACCAGGTCGCCACTGCGGTACAGGCGCGTGCCGTCGGCCTGGAACGGATCGGCGACAAAGCGCTCGGCCGTCAGCCCCGGACGCTGGTGATAACCACGCGCGACCCCTTGGCCACCGATGTACAGCTCACCGGCGACGCCTGGCGGCACCGGGTTGAGGGCATCATCAAGGACGTACAGGGTACGCTCGCCGACGCGGCTGCCGATGGGGGCGTAGACGGCATCGCAGTGACCGCTGGCTGGCACTTTCCACAGCAGTGGGGTGACCACGGTTTCGGTTGGGCCGTAGCCGTTGGTCAGCCAAGTGGGGCGCAATGCCTGTTTGACCAGCTCGAAGTTGGCCTCGGCCACAGCGTCGCCGCCAAAGCAGTAGATCGATACCGGTGGCGGTGGCTGGTCCTGGCTCTGGGCAAATTCGGCCAGTTGCTGCAGGTAGGCCGGCGGGAAGCACGCCACGCTGATTTTATGGGTGTGCAGGGCCTGCCAGGTTTCTTCCGGCGTCCACAGGCGGTTGTCGCGCAGCACCAGTTGCCCACCGCAGGACAGGGTGGTCAGCCAGCGCTCTTGGGCGCCGTCAAAGGCGAACGACATGAACAGCAGCTCGCGGCTGTCGCGGCTCATTTCGTAGCGTTGGGCGATGGCCTGGCAATGCATGCGCAGTGGCTCGTTAGCCACCGCTACGCCCTTGGGTTTGCCGGTTGAGCCGGAGGTGTAGATCAGGTAGGCGAGGTTGTCGCCAAGCGTCCGTTGCGCTGGGCAACGGCTAGGCATCTGGTCCAGGGCTAGCTGGTCAATGGCGATCAGCGGGGCGGCCCCCGGCCAGTCAAAGCGAGTCCGCAGGCTGTCCTGGCTGATCATCAGGCTCATGCCGGAGTCTTCGACGATCCATTGCAGGCGCTCCTGCGGGTAGTCGATATCCAGAGGCACATAGGCGGCACCGGCTTTCATTACTGCGTAGAAGGCCACCACCACCTGTAGCGAACGCTCCAGGGCGATACCTACGCGCATCTCTGGCCCCACACCTTGGGCAATCAGGTAGTGGGCCAGACGGTTGGCCTGCGATTCCAGTTCGGCCCAGGTCATCTGCTGGTCGTTGCAGACCACCGCCACCACGTCCGGGCGCGCTTCGGCCTGCTGGCGCAGCTGTTCGGCCAGCAGAGGCGCGTGCGTGCGGGTGACATTCAAGCGATTATCGTGTTGCAGGCGTTGCCGTTGTGCCGTGTTCAACAACGACAGATTGCCAAGCTGCGTTGTCGGCGCGTCAAGCATCGCCAGCAGCAAGCCTTCAAAGCTGGCGCGAATCTGTTCGACAGCCTCTCCCGTAAAACGGTTACGCAAGTACAGGAACTCAATGCTCAGGGTGGTGCCGAGGTTGACGGCCAAGTCCATGGCGAAGTTGGTCACGTCGCGACCTTGTACCTCACCAAATTGCAGTTGGCCTTGGCCGGCTTCACGCAGGCGCTCGTCGATCGGGTAGTTCTCGAAGACAATGATGCTGTCGAAAAGTGCTTGGCCACCCAGGCCGGCCCAGCGCTGGATATCGGCCAGCGAGGCGTGCTCATGGTCACGGATATCCAGGTTGTAGGCTTGCAGCTCCAGCAGCCAGTCCTGTAGCGAAGTGGCCGGTTGTGGAGACTGAATCACTGGCAAGGTATTGATGAACAGCCCGAGCATTTCATCTGCGCCTGGCAGGCTCGCTGGCCGTCCGGCCACGGTGGCGCCGAAGCACACGCTGGCCTGCCCGGTGTAACGCTGCAACAGCAGCAACCAGGTGGCCTGGATCAGCGTGTTGGGCGTGACCCGCAGCGACTGGGCCAGCTCGCGCAGGCGCACGGTTTGCGCCGGGTCCCACTCCAGGTACAGCGCCGCATGCCCTTGCAATGTGGGGTCTGGACGTGAGGCCAGGCTGCTGGCCAGATGGGTAGGGCTGTCAAAGCCCGAGAACTTGCCGCGCCAGAACTGCTCAAGGGTGGCTTGCGGTTGTTGCGCCAGCCACTGGATATAGTCGCGGTAGCGCCCTGCACCCGGCGTTGAAGGCAAGCCGTCGTAGGCCTGCAGCACCTCGCCGAGCAGCCGAGAATTGCTCCAGCCATCGACCAGGATGTGATGGCCGGACCACAACAGGTGTACCCGTTGCTCGTCGAGCTGGACCAGGGTCAGGCGCATCAGCGGCGCCTGCAGCAGATCAAAGCCTTTGGCGTAATCCGCTGCGCTCAGTTGCGCCAGTGCCTGCGGCTCGACCTGGCGATCCCGCCAATCGAGCACGGTCACTGGCATTTGCACCTGGCGATAAACCAGTTGCAGCGGCTCGGCCAGTTGGCTGTCACTCCAGAAACCGGTGCGCAGGATGTCATGGCGGGCAATCACTGTGTTCCACGCCGCGCTGAAGCGCGCGATGTCCAGCCCCTCGACCGGTACCGCCATCTGATTGATGTACAGACCGGCTTCACCGGCTTCCAGGGTATGGAACAGCATGCCTTGCTGCATCGGCGACAGTGGGTAGATGTCTTCAATTCGTTCGGCTGCAACCGGCAGTGCGTGCAGCTGGGCCTGCTGCAGGCGTGCCAGAGGGAAGTCGGAGGGGGTAAAGCCGCGGTTGCGTGGATCGCAGCAATGGGCGATCAGGGCTTCGAGTTCGCGCTGGTAGTCATCGGCCAGGGCCTGAACCGTGGCGTGCTCGAACATCTGTTGGCTGAACAGCCAGCTCATGCTCAGTTCGCCATCGAAAATCTGCCCATTGAGGGTCAACCAGTTGCCCAGTTGTGCGTGCGGGCTTTGCTCCTGGCCACTGCCTTCAGCGGCCGGGGCGAACAGCGCGCCTTCATTGGCATCGAAGCTGCTGTCGAACTGACCCAGGTAGTTGAAGGTGATGCGTGGCTCGGGCAGTCCGGCCAGGCCATTGCCCAGGTGGCGCAGCACGGCATAGCCGACACCCTTGGCCGGGACTGCCCGCAGCTGCTCCTTGATCCCGCGCAGGCTCACGCCTGGGTCTTCATGAGCAGTCAGTAGCACCGGGAACAGGCTGGTGAACCAGCCGACCGTACGGGTCAGGTCGACGTCGTCAAACAAGGCTTCGCGGCCATGGCCTTCGAGCTGGATCGCCACCTGTGGGCGCTCAGTCCAGCGCGCAATCACCCGCGCCAGGGCGGTCAGCAGCAGGTCGTTGATCTGCGTGCGGTAGGCCAGTGGCGCTTCTTGTATCAGGCGGCGGGTGGTGTGTTTGTCCAGACGCAGTTGCAGGCCCTGGGCATGCTTGTTCTGCAGGCTGCCGCATGGATGATCCGCTGGCAAGTCGGTGTTGACGCCGTCCAGTTGCGCAGCCCAGTAGCCAAGCTCGTGGTCCAGTCCGCCAGACTTGACATGCTGTTCCAGGCGCTCGGCCCAGGTTTTCACCGAGGTGGTCCGGCCCGGCAGCTGCAGTGGCTGCTCGGTCAGCGCCTGGGTGTAGGCGCTCTGCAAGTCTTCGAAGAGAATTCGCCAGGACACGCCGTCGACCACCAGGTGGTGGATCACCAGCAGCAGGCGCTGGCTGTGGTCTTCCAGGGTCAGCAGGACGGCGCGCAATAGCGGGCCGTGTTGCAGGTCCAGGCTACGCTGGGTCTGGTTGGCAAGGTCGGAGAGGGTGGCCAGGGTCGCGGGCTGCTGTTCGAGCAACGGACGCGCCTGACGGTCGAGGAAGCGTGCCTGCCAGCCATCGTCGGTGTCGCTGAACACCAGGCGCAACGCGTCGTGCTGGTGCACCAGTGCCTGCAGCGCTTGTTCCAGCGCCTGGGCTTGCAGCGGACGGCTCGGCTTGAGCAGCACCGATTGGTTCCAGTGGTGACGCTCCTGACTGACCTCGGCGAAGAACTTGTGCTGGATTGGCAGCAACGGTGTGACACCGCTGGCGGGTGCCTGATCAATGGCCAGCAGGCCCTCGTCCAGGCTGGCGACGCTGGCCAGGTCCCTGACCGTCTGATGCTGGAACAGGTCCTTGGGGGTAAAGCGGATACCGGCCTGGCGCGCACGGCTGACCACCTGGATGGAGATGATCGAGTCGCCACCAAGTTCAAAGAAGTTGTCGGCCAGACCGATCTGCGCAACCTTCAGCACGTCTTGCCAGATCGCGGCGATTTGCTGTTCCAGCGCCGTACGCGGCGCCACGTAGGCTTTCTGCACACGGTTGGCATCAGGCTTGGGCAGGGCCTTGCGCTCCAGTTTGCCGTTGGGGCTCAGTGGCATCTGTTCGATGAACAGCAGCTGCGCCGGCACCATGTAGTCCGGCAGTGTCTGGCGCAGAGGTTCACGGATCGCTTCGCGCAGGACCTCCTGAGCATCCGGCGCCCACTCGCCAGGCACGACGTAGGCAACCAGGGCGCCTTCGATGGCCAACACCACCGCCTCACGCACCACGTCCTGTTCCATCAGGCGCGCCTCGATCTCGCCCAACTCGATGCGCAGGCCACGGATCTTCACCTGGTGGTCGATACGTCCACGGTAGTCGATAACGCCGTCAGCCCGCTGGCTGGCCAGGTCACCGGTGCGGTACAGGCGCTCGCCTTGGCCGAACGGGCTGGTGACGAAGCGCTCGGCGGTCAGCGCCGGGCGACGGTGGTAACCGCGCGCCAGGCCAATACCGCCCAGGTACAGCTCGCCGACCACGCCCACCGGCACGGCTTGCAGTTCGGCGTCGAGGACGTAGGTCTGCAAGTTGGCGATCGGCAGGCCAATCGGCACGCTGTCGCGGCCTTCCTCGCGGCAGGTCCAGTGAGTAACGTCGATCGCCGCTTCGGTCGGGCCATAGAGGTTGTAAAGCCCGACGGCCGGCAGCTTGGCCAGGACCTGGGTCTGAGCATCCACCGGCAATGCCTCGCCACTGCAGATGATTCGGCGCAAGCCGGTGCAACCGGTGACCTGTTCGTCGAGCAGGAACATCTGCAGCATCGACGGTACAAAATGCAAGGTGGTGACCTGGTGGGCGTGGATCAGCTCGACCAGGCGCCGCGGGTCGCGGTGATCGCCGGGGCCGGCCATGGCCAGGCGCGCGCCAGTCATCAGCGGCCAGAAGAACTCCCAGACCGAGACATCGAAGCTGAACGGGGTTTTCTGCAACACCGTGTCGCCCGCGCCGAGGCCGTAGGCTTGCTGCATCCAGCACAGGCGGTTGGTCAGGGCTTTATGGCGATTGCCAGCGCCCTTGGGCTTGCCGGTGGAACCGGAGGTGTAGATCACGTAAGCCAGCTGCTCGGGGTCCAGGGTCAACGCCGGGGCGTGCACAGGGAAATCTTCTAGCGCCAAACGGTCCAGGGCCAGCACGGGCAGTTCGGCTGGGCATGGCAGGCGCAGGTGCGACTGAGTCAGGAGCAAGGCAATGCGGCTGTCCTCGATCATGTAGGCCAGTCGTTCTTCAGGGTATTCCGGGTCCAGCGGCACATAAGCACCGCCGGCCTTGAGGATCGCCAGCAGGCCGATGACCATTTCCAGGCTACGCTCGACGGCGATGCCGACCAATACCTCAGGACCGACGCCCAAGGCGATCAGTTGGTGAGCCAGTTGGTTGGCGCGCTGATCCAGTTCGCGGTAGCTCAGTTGCTGCTCGCCCATGCACAGGGCTGGGGCATCGGGGGTGGCACGCACTTGCTGTTCGATCAGCCGGTGCACGGGAGTGTCCAACGGGTATGTGGCGGCGGTGGCGTTCCACTGCGCAACGATCTGCCGTTGCTCCTCGCCATCGAGCAACGGCAGACCGGCAATCGTGGCCTGCGGATCGGCGACGATACCCTGCAGCAGGTTCAGCCAATGGCGCGCCATGCGCTCGATACTGCGGTGCTCGAACAGGTCACTGGCGTAGATCAGTGCCGCTGACAGCCCGTGGCCGCTGTCCTGGGTTTCCAGGGTCAGGTCCAGTTGCGCAGTGCCGGCGTCCCACTCCAGTGCTTCGACCGTGAGGCCTGGCAGCGTCAGCGGTTCGGCCTGGCGCGTGGTGCTCTGGTGGTTGTACATGGCCTGGAACAGCGGGTTGTGGCTGAGGCTGCGCTCCGGTTGCAGCGCCTCGACCAGTTGCTCGAAAGGCAACTCCTGATGTTGCTGGGCACCGAGTGCCGCTTCCTTGGCGTGTTGCAACAGTTCGAGGAAGGAGCGGTGCGTGCTGAAGTCCGCTTTGAGCACCTGGGTATTGACGAAGAAGCCGATCAGACGCTCGGTTTCCAGGCGATCGCGGTTGGCGATCGGCACGCCGACGCGGATGTCATCTTGACCGCTGTAGCGATGCAGCAAGGTCTGGAACGAGGCCAGAAGCAACATGAACAGGGTGACTTCCTGCGCCTGGGCCAACTGGCGCAGTTGCTCGACCAGGCCCTCATCCAGTTGCAGGTCGACCCGCCCACCACGGGCGCTCAAGGTCGCCGGGCGTGGGTGGTCGGCAGGCAGTTCGAGCACGCCTTGGGCCCCGGCCAGCTGCGCGGTCCAGTAGTCCAGCTGGCGCTCACGCTCACCGACGGCCATCCACTGCCGCTGCCACACTGCGTAGTCGGCGTACTGGATTGCCAGGGGCGGTAAATCGGTCTGCAAGCCTTGGCTGCAGGCACGGTAATGCTGCACCAGCTCTTCGACCATGACCTGCATCGACCAGGCATCGGAAACGATGTGATGCTGCACCAGCAGCAGGACATGTTCATCGTCGCTGACCTGTAGCAGGTTGACCCGCAGCAGCGGCCCTTCACGCAGGTCGAATGGGCGCTGCACCTGGACCTTTACGTAGTCGCGGATTCGCAGCTCCTGGTCGGCACCGCTCGCCAGTGACTGCACCTCGAGGTGGAACGGCTCAGGCTCGGCGATGTGTTGCAGGGCCTGGCCATCGCTTTCGACGAAGCGGGTGCGCAGGCTTTCATGGCGGGCCAGCACCTGGTTGAATGCTGTTTGCAAGGCAGCGAGGTCAAGCTTGCCGCGCAGTTTCAGCGCCGCCGGAATATGGTAGGCCGCGCTCTCTGGCTGCAATTGCCAGAGGAACCACTGGCGCTCCTGGGCGTAGGACAACGGCAATGGCTGGCTACGGTCGACGCGGCTCAATGCGGGGTGTTCGTTGACTGCGGTCTGTCCCAGCGCCAGGCACAAGGCTTCAAGGGAGTTGTGCTCGAACAGGGTGCGTAGGGCGACATCGATACCCAGTTGCTGGCGGATGCGCGAACGGACCTGGGTGGCCAGCAGCGAATGGCCTCCGAGTTCGAAAAAGTTGTCGGCCAGGCCCACGCGTTCGACGTGCAGCACGGCTTGCCAGATCGCCGCGATCTGCTGTTCCAGCGCGCTGCGCGGCGCTACGTAGTCACGCTGCGCCAGGCTCGCATCGGGCGCGGGCAGGGCTTTGCGGTCGAGCTTGCCGTTGGTGGTCAATGGCAGGTTGTCGAGCAGCAGCACGTGCGCCGGAACCATGTAGTCGGGCAGCGCCGCTTTGAGTCGGGCCTTGAGTTGGGCGATGTCAGGACGCACACCTTCGGGTACTACATAGGCCACCAGGTGTGGGCCGGTGGCACTGTTTGGCGCCAGGACCACGGCATCGCGGATGCCTTCAAGGGCTTGCAGGCGGGTCTCGATCTCACCCAGTTCGATACGGAAGCCGCGGATCTTTACCTGGTGGTCGATGCGGCCGATGTACTCGATCACGCCATCGGCGCCGAAGCGTGCGAGGTCGCCCGTGCGATAGAGACGGCTGCCATCGTTGTCGAACGGGTTGGGAATGAAGCGGGTGGCGCTGAGGTCGGCACGGTTGAGGTAACCGCGGGCCAGACCCGCACGACCAACGTACAGCTCGCCGATGCAATTGTGCGGGACCGGGTTGAGCTGGGCGTCGAGCAGGTACCAGGACAGGTCCGGGATCGGCTCGCCGATGGGGCTGACGTTGGCCTGTTCTAGGTCGGCCAGCGACAGCGGTCGATAGGTGACGTGCACCGTGGTTTCGGTGATGCCGTACATATTGACCAGGCGCGGAGCCTGGTCGCCGAAGCGCTGGAACCAGGGGGCCAGGCTGCCGACATCCAGCGCTTCACCACCGAACACCACGTGACGCAGACGGTTGTCGCGCTGCTGGTTTTGCGCAGCGCAGGCCACGTGCATGAGCTGGCGGAAGGCCGAGGGGGTCTGGTTGAGGACACTGACGTCCTCGTCACAAAGCAGACGATAAAAATCGTCGGGCGAGCGCGTGATGTCCTGTGGCACGATCAACAGACGGCCGCCCTTGAGCAGGGCACCGAAGATCTCCCACACCGAAAAGTCGAACGCGTAGGAGTGAAACAGGCTCCAGACGTCGTTGTGGTCGAAGCCGAACCAGTCCTGGGTGGCGTCGAACAGGCGCAGCACATTGCGGTGCGGCAACAGCGTGCCTTTGGGCCTGCCGGTAGAGCCGGAGGTGTAGATGACGTAGGCCAGGTTATCAGGATGCACGGTGACGTCGGGGTTGCTGTCGGGCAAGCCTGCCGCGGCGCCGTCGAGGGTAAACGTCGCCAGCCCCGGCGGTACCGGCAAACGCTCAAGTACGGCCGACTGACCGAGGAGCAGGACGATGCCGCTGTCTTCGATCATGTAGGCCAGACGGTCGTCGGGGTACTGCGGATCAAGCGGCACATAGGCACCGCCGGCCTTGAGAATAGCGAGGATGCCGACGAGCATGTCGAACGAGCGCTCGCAGGCCAGCCCTACCAATTGGTCAGGGCCGATGCCCTGGGCGATCAGTTGGTGAGCCAGGCGGTTGGCGCGACGATTGAGCTGGTCGTAGTTCAGGTGCTGACCTGCGTGGGTCAGGGCGATGGCATTGGGGCGTCGTGCAGCCTGTTGCTCGATCAACTGATGCAGGCAATGTTCGACCGCAAAGCTGCGCGGCGCCGGGTTCCATTGGGCCAGGGTCGCGTGCTGTTGCGCTTCACCGAGTAGCTCCAGCTCACCCAGGCGCTGGTGCGGATCGCGGACGATCGCGCGCAGCAGGTTCAGCCAGTGACCGGCAAGCAGGCGCGCGTCCTGTTCGTCGAACAGGTCGCAGGCATAGATGAACGAAGCCCACAGGCCTTGCTCCGATTCGTAGGTGTTCAACGCCAGGTCGAACTGCGCGGTCTGGTTGGCCCACTCGATTGCTTCTACCGTCAGGCCCTGCACCTGGCTCGCCGCCTCGGTGTCGCTCGGCGCGGCGCTGAGGTGGTTGTAGACCACCTGGAACAGCGGGTTGTGGCTCATGCTGCGTTCCGGCTGCAAGGCATCGACCAACTGTTCGAACGGCAGGTCCTGATGAGCCTGGGCGCCGAGGGCGCGTTGCTTGACCTGTTGCAGCAGCTCGCTGAACGATTGTTGAGCGTCGATCTGCGCGCGCATCACCTGGGTGTTGACGAAGAAGCCGATCAGCCCTTCGGTTTCCACCCGATTGCGGTTGGCGATGGGCACACCGACACGGATATCGTCCTGGCCGCTGCAGCGCTGCAGCAAGGCCTGGAACGAAGCCAGCATCAGCATGAACAGCGTCACCCCTTGCTGCTTGGCCAGGGCTTTGAGCGCTTGGCCGAGGCTGGCCTCAAGCGCTACTTTGTACCGTCCGCCGCGGTCGCTGCGCAGCGCTGGGCGCGGGCGGCGGGCGGGCAGTTGCAATACCGGTTGCTCGTCACCCAGTTGCTCAGTCCAGTAAGCCAGTTGTTCTTCGCGCCCGCCGGCTTCCAGCCAGTGGCGCTGCCAGAGTGCGTAGTCGGCGTACTGGATGGGTAGCTCAGGCAGGGGGCTGCTGTGGCCAGCGAGGTAAGCGCTGTAACCGGTGACTAACTCCTTGACCATCACTTGCATCGACCAGGCGTCGGAGACGATATGGTGCTGCACCAGTAGCAAGACGTGATCGTCGGCCGCCAGGCGCAGCAATTGCACCCGCAGCAGCGGTCCGTTGTGCAGGTCGAACGGCCGGGCGATCTGCTCGGCGATGTAGGCCTGTAGCTGTTCAGCCTCAGCGGTTGGCGCCAAGGGCAGGGTCAGTTGCTCAATGGCAATGCAGCCCATGGGATCGATCAATTGCAGGCGTTGCTCATCCTTCTCGACGAAGCGCGTGCGCAGGCTCTCATGGCGCGCGACCAGGGCATCGAAACTGGCCTGCAGCGCCTGAGTGTCCAGGGTGCCGCGCAAGCGCAGGGCGGTGGGCAGGTTGTAAGCGCTGCTGCTCGGATCCAGGCCCCAGAGGAACCACTGGCGCTCCTGGGCAAACGACAGCGGAACATGCTCAAAGGCCTCGCGGGTCGTCGGGATCGGCAGACGGGCGATGTTCACGCCCTTGCTGACCATCTGTTGATAAAGCGTTTTGCGCTGGGCTGTTGGCAACTTGATGAAGCGTTCGATCAAGTCGGACAGGGCTTTACTTTGCATCATTGAGTCTCCAGCACATCGAGCAGATCGAACAGATCGGTCAATTCGGTTTCAGTGGTTGGCGCGACTGGGGCCGGCAAGCGCCGGGCAAAGTCTTCCAGGCTTGCGCTTTCGAACAGCGCCGCCAGCGGCGCCTCGATGGCCAGTTCCAGGTGGATGCGCGAGGTGACCTGGGTGGCCAGCAGCGAGTTGCCGCCCAAGGCGAAGAAGTTGTCATCCAG
Protein-coding sequences here:
- a CDS encoding alpha/beta hydrolase, which gives rise to MSLDPDLEAFLELAELGRLTGKSQAMHELSVAQARSEFEKTSAVLDPSPPATLSVTALKVPARDGHLLDARLYQHAELATDAPTLLYYHGGGYVVGSLDSHDSICRRLAASGRYAVFAPAYRLAPQAPFPTAVNDSLDAANWFAEQAAQLGLNAQRLILAGDSVGATLATVLAIAATGAEPTLSFKPVAQLLFYPVTDITRQRPSHTRYAEGYLLETPTLEWFYDHYCPPAERGDWRASPLLGSFAPLAPAYINVAEYDPLHDEGIAYANALENAGGEVTLVVQAGLTHDFLRMSGISGQIEGVYQAVEDWLVQHS